In Streptomyces longhuiensis, the following proteins share a genomic window:
- a CDS encoding ABC transporter permease, with protein MAVPVAFFAVFFAYPVAAIVARGLKAGGHWQFGRTADVLGQSDIRHVLWFTTWQAFASTVLTLLIALPGAYVFARFEFRGKQVLRAAVTVPFVLPTVVVGTAFLALVGRGGLLDGLWGVRLDTTVWAILLAHVFFNYAVVVRTVGGLWSQLDPRQEEAARMLGASRWTAWRKVTLPALGPAVAAAALMVFLFTFTSFGVVQILGGPTFSTLEVEIYRQTAQIFDLSTAAVLTIVQFAAVGIILAVHAWSVRRRESALRLVDAAHTARRPRGAGQWALLAGVVATVAVLILLPLGVLIQRSFEGPDGFGFTYYKALASSDSGVFLVPPIEAIGNSLTYALAATAIAVVIGGLAAAALTLPHSRLRSSGGTPLAGRLVRGFDALLMLPLGVSAVTVGFGFLITLDKPPLDLRGTWILVPLAQALVGVPFVVRTMLPVLRAVDGRLREAAAVLGASPLRAWREVDLPMVRRALLIAAGFAFAVSLGEFGATVFIARPDRPTLPVAVARLLGRAGDLNYGQAMALSTILMVVCAVSLLLLERIRTDRTTGEF; from the coding sequence ATGGCCGTGCCCGTCGCGTTCTTCGCGGTCTTCTTCGCCTATCCGGTCGCGGCGATCGTCGCCCGCGGCCTGAAGGCGGGCGGCCACTGGCAGTTCGGGCGGACAGCCGACGTGCTCGGGCAGTCCGACATCCGCCACGTCCTGTGGTTCACGACCTGGCAGGCGTTCGCCTCGACCGTGCTCACGCTGCTGATCGCGCTCCCCGGCGCGTACGTCTTCGCGCGCTTCGAGTTCAGGGGCAAGCAGGTTCTGAGGGCCGCCGTCACCGTGCCGTTCGTGCTGCCGACCGTCGTCGTCGGCACGGCGTTCCTGGCGCTGGTCGGCCGTGGCGGGCTGCTCGACGGTCTGTGGGGCGTCCGCCTCGACACCACGGTGTGGGCGATCCTGCTCGCCCACGTCTTCTTCAACTACGCCGTCGTCGTGCGCACCGTCGGCGGACTGTGGTCGCAGCTCGACCCCCGGCAGGAGGAGGCCGCCCGGATGCTGGGCGCCTCCCGCTGGACGGCCTGGCGGAAGGTGACGCTGCCCGCGCTCGGGCCCGCCGTCGCGGCCGCCGCGCTGATGGTCTTCCTCTTCACGTTCACGTCGTTCGGCGTGGTCCAGATCCTCGGCGGGCCGACGTTCTCCACGCTCGAGGTGGAGATCTACCGGCAGACCGCGCAGATCTTCGACCTCTCCACGGCGGCCGTCCTCACGATCGTGCAGTTCGCCGCCGTGGGGATCATCCTCGCGGTGCACGCCTGGAGCGTGCGCCGGCGGGAGAGCGCGCTGCGCCTCGTCGACGCGGCGCACACCGCCCGGCGCCCGCGCGGCGCGGGCCAGTGGGCGCTGCTCGCCGGAGTGGTCGCCACGGTCGCGGTGCTGATCCTTCTGCCGCTCGGCGTGCTGATCCAGAGGTCCTTCGAGGGGCCGGACGGCTTCGGGTTCACCTACTACAAGGCGCTCGCCTCGTCCGACAGCGGTGTGTTCCTGGTGCCGCCGATCGAGGCGATCGGGAACTCCCTCACGTACGCGCTCGCCGCCACCGCCATCGCGGTCGTGATCGGCGGACTCGCCGCCGCGGCCCTGACGCTCCCCCACTCTCGGCTCCGCTCGAGCGGGGGGACCCCCTTGGCCGGCCGTCTCGTACGGGGTTTCGACGCGCTCCTGATGCTGCCGCTCGGCGTCTCCGCCGTCACCGTCGGCTTCGGCTTCCTGATCACCCTGGACAAGCCGCCCCTCGACCTGCGCGGCACCTGGATCCTGGTGCCGCTGGCCCAGGCCCTCGTCGGGGTGCCCTTCGTCGTCCGCACCATGCTGCCGGTCCTGCGCGCGGTCGACGGGCGGCTGCGCGAGGCGGCCGCCGTCCTCGGCGCCTCGCCGCTGCGGGCCTGGCGCGAGGTCGATCTGCCGATGGTGCGCAGGGCCCTGCTGATCGCGGCCGGATTCGCGTTCGCCGTGTCGCTCGGCGAGTTCGGGGCGACCGTGTTCATCGCCCGCCCGGACCGCCCGACCCTGCCGGTCGCCGTGGCGCGGCTCCTCGGTCGCGCCGGCGACCTCAACTACGGCCAGGCGATGGCCCTTTCGACGATTCTCATGGTGGTGTGCGCGGTGTCGCTGCTGCTGCTCGAACGCATCCGCACGGACCGTACGACGGGGGAGTTCTGA
- a CDS encoding ABC transporter ATP-binding protein, translated as MALLTLDDTTVRFGGPSGAAHAALDRVDLEVAAHEIVCVLGPSGSGKSTLLRVVAGLQGLDGGRVFLDGRDQSGVPAHRRGVGLMFQDHQLFPQRDVGGNVAFGLRMHGAARSEQQARVRELLALVGLPGAEGRAVASLSGGEQQRVALARALAPRPRLLMLDEPLGQLDRSLRERLVVELRELFGELGTTVLAVTHDQGEAFALADRVVVMRDGRIAQSGTPLEVWQHPADEFVARFLGFDNVVDATIVGEAADTPWGKVPVPAGSPQGRAKILVRPAGVRLAPAAEAQLTCTVAARTFRGTHVAVHLQATEAPRLEAACALRDAPEPGDEVGVAFDAGEIVVLDGPSAA; from the coding sequence ATGGCCCTGCTGACCCTGGACGACACGACGGTGCGGTTCGGCGGTCCGTCCGGAGCGGCGCATGCCGCGCTCGACCGGGTCGATCTGGAGGTCGCCGCGCACGAGATCGTGTGTGTGCTCGGCCCCAGCGGCAGCGGCAAGTCGACGCTGCTGCGGGTCGTGGCCGGGCTCCAGGGACTCGACGGGGGGCGCGTGTTCCTCGACGGCCGTGACCAGTCGGGCGTGCCCGCGCACCGACGGGGCGTCGGCCTCATGTTCCAGGACCACCAGCTGTTCCCGCAGCGCGACGTGGGCGGCAACGTCGCCTTCGGGCTGCGGATGCACGGCGCCGCGCGCTCCGAACAGCAGGCTCGCGTACGGGAGTTGCTGGCGCTGGTCGGGCTGCCCGGGGCCGAGGGGCGCGCCGTGGCCTCGCTGTCCGGCGGCGAGCAGCAGCGCGTCGCCCTCGCCCGGGCGCTCGCCCCGCGACCCCGCCTGCTCATGCTCGACGAACCGCTCGGCCAGCTCGACCGCTCGCTGCGGGAACGTCTGGTCGTCGAACTCAGGGAACTCTTCGGCGAGTTGGGTACGACCGTGCTCGCCGTGACGCACGACCAGGGCGAGGCCTTCGCGCTGGCCGACCGCGTCGTGGTGATGCGCGACGGACGGATCGCCCAGTCCGGTACGCCACTTGAGGTCTGGCAGCACCCGGCCGACGAGTTCGTGGCGCGCTTCCTCGGCTTCGACAACGTGGTCGACGCCACGATCGTCGGGGAGGCGGCCGACACGCCCTGGGGCAAGGTTCCCGTGCCCGCGGGGTCCCCGCAGGGCCGCGCCAAGATCCTAGTCAGGCCCGCGGGCGTACGCCTCGCGCCTGCCGCCGAGGCCCAGTTGACGTGTACGGTCGCCGCGCGCACCTTCCGCGGCACGCATGTCGCCGTACACCTCCAGGCCACGGAAGCGCCCCGCCTCGAAGCGGCCTGCGCGCTGCGGGACGCGCCGGAGCCGGGGGACGAGGTCGGGGTGGCGTTCGACGCGGGCGAAATCGTGGTGCTGGACGGCCCGTCCGCCGCATAG
- a CDS encoding maleylpyruvate isomerase family mycothiol-dependent enzyme translates to MTTETAASGQLVHGHYCDEVVAQTALLAGHLAGADLTATVPTCPDWTLRDLVVHLGGAHRWAEAIARTGATEEIPDEKVPGFEGPGSDDPAELAAWLMEGAELTARTLRAAGPDTRVWTWSWQHTTGFWARRMTHETVIHRADAALTAKAAYEVAPDLAADAIDEWLQIVAHVQRSDPSDTAAELRGGGRSLHLHATDAPAELNAEWLVELGEDGFAWRRGHEKATVALRGPLTDVLLAFYRRAPLDGGRVEVLGERELLDFWLERATFG, encoded by the coding sequence ATGACGACGGAGACCGCGGCATCCGGACAGCTCGTCCATGGCCACTACTGCGACGAAGTCGTCGCGCAGACCGCCCTGTTGGCCGGGCATCTCGCCGGCGCCGACCTGACGGCGACCGTGCCGACCTGCCCCGACTGGACCCTGCGCGACCTCGTCGTGCACCTCGGCGGCGCGCACCGCTGGGCCGAGGCGATCGCACGGACCGGGGCCACCGAGGAGATCCCCGACGAGAAGGTGCCGGGCTTCGAAGGGCCCGGGAGCGACGACCCGGCCGAGCTCGCGGCCTGGCTCATGGAAGGCGCCGAGCTGACCGCGCGGACGCTGCGCGCCGCCGGCCCCGACACCCGCGTCTGGACCTGGTCCTGGCAGCACACCACGGGATTCTGGGCGCGCCGCATGACGCACGAGACCGTGATCCACCGGGCGGACGCGGCGCTCACGGCGAAGGCCGCGTACGAGGTGGCGCCCGACCTCGCCGCCGACGCGATCGACGAGTGGCTCCAGATCGTCGCTCACGTCCAGCGGTCGGACCCGTCCGACACCGCGGCGGAGCTGCGCGGCGGCGGCCGCAGCCTGCACCTCCACGCCACCGACGCACCGGCGGAGCTGAACGCCGAATGGCTGGTCGAGCTGGGCGAGGACGGGTTCGCCTGGCGCCGTGGCCACGAGAAGGCGACGGTCGCCCTGCGGGGGCCGCTGACGGATGTGCTGCTCGCGTTCTATCGGCGCGCGCCCCTCGACGGCGGACGCGTGGAGGTCCTGGGGGAGCGGGAGTTGCTGGACTTCTGGCTGGAACGGGCGACGTTCGGATAG
- a CDS encoding LOG family protein — MQISEPAPRRPAIPHTDAGREIETLDEFDEVVAAHGSLAGRRVQAVDLTERTDELLALDAEGAVFLGCPMGPDAAARIRAIGALVFPPVPGLPFDPYRGLLYSPDELFAGLAEGGYESTPDARAYDWFQQTKADHDVFASMLRAVHDDSVSDALDELLVGTRVVGVMGGHAMARGTDGYAGAARLGRTLARSGVTVATGGGPGAMEAANLGAYAARFDDGMLTEALRLLSTAPSFTPSVTAWASAAFEVRSRWPDGGDSVGIPTWFYGHEPPNAFAGHIAKYFANATREDGLLARSNAGVVFLPGAAGTVQEIFDNATPNYYESRGAPTPMVLVGRAHWTERLPAWPLLTALARERSMDARIALVDTVEEAADALAKLG, encoded by the coding sequence GTGCAGATCTCTGAACCCGCCCCGCGCAGGCCCGCGATCCCTCACACGGACGCCGGCCGTGAGATCGAGACGCTCGACGAGTTCGACGAGGTCGTGGCCGCGCACGGCTCGCTCGCCGGACGCCGCGTGCAGGCCGTCGACCTGACGGAGCGTACGGACGAACTGCTCGCCCTGGACGCCGAGGGCGCCGTCTTCCTCGGCTGTCCGATGGGGCCCGACGCCGCGGCCCGGATCCGCGCCATCGGCGCCCTGGTCTTCCCGCCGGTCCCCGGCCTCCCCTTCGACCCGTACCGGGGCCTTCTCTACTCCCCCGACGAGCTGTTCGCGGGCCTCGCGGAGGGCGGATACGAGTCGACGCCGGACGCCCGCGCGTACGACTGGTTCCAGCAGACCAAGGCCGACCACGACGTCTTCGCGTCGATGCTGCGGGCCGTGCACGACGACTCCGTCTCCGACGCCCTCGACGAACTCCTCGTCGGCACCAGGGTGGTGGGGGTCATGGGAGGTCACGCGATGGCGCGCGGCACGGACGGGTACGCGGGCGCGGCGCGGCTCGGCAGGACGCTCGCGCGGTCCGGGGTCACCGTCGCCACGGGCGGCGGTCCGGGCGCGATGGAGGCGGCGAACCTGGGCGCGTACGCGGCACGGTTCGACGACGGGATGCTGACCGAGGCGCTCCGACTCCTGTCCACGGCGCCCTCGTTCACCCCGTCCGTCACGGCGTGGGCGTCGGCCGCCTTCGAGGTGCGCTCCCGCTGGCCGGACGGCGGCGACTCGGTCGGCATCCCCACCTGGTTCTACGGCCACGAGCCGCCGAACGCCTTCGCCGGGCACATCGCGAAGTACTTCGCGAACGCCACCCGCGAGGACGGCCTCCTGGCCCGCTCGAACGCGGGGGTGGTCTTCCTGCCGGGCGCGGCCGGCACCGTCCAGGAGATATTCGACAACGCGACGCCGAACTACTACGAGTCCCGGGGCGCGCCCACCCCCATGGTCCTCGTCGGCCGCGCCCACTGGACGGAGCGCCTGCCGGCCTGGCCGCTGCTCACCGCACTGGCCCGCGAGCGCTCGATGGACGCGCGGATCGCGCTGGTGGACACCGTGGAGGAAGCGGCGGACGCGCTCGCGAAGCTGGGCTGA
- a CDS encoding VOC family protein produces the protein MYQQMIFPNLAVNDLDASKKFFTELGYSINPQFSDETCASVVVSEHIVVMLLTKEKYAGFTKKTIVDSTKNTEVLLCLSAESREKVDELVDKAIAAGGTETGEKQDHGFMYGRAFDDPDGHTWEIMWMDPAAVQG, from the coding sequence ATGTACCAGCAGATGATCTTCCCCAACCTCGCCGTGAACGACCTCGACGCGTCGAAGAAGTTCTTCACCGAGCTCGGGTACTCGATCAACCCGCAGTTCTCCGACGAGACCTGCGCCTCCGTGGTGGTCAGCGAGCACATCGTGGTCATGCTGCTCACCAAGGAGAAGTACGCCGGCTTCACGAAGAAGACGATCGTCGACTCGACCAAGAACACCGAGGTGCTCCTGTGTCTGAGCGCCGAGAGCCGCGAGAAGGTCGACGAGCTCGTCGACAAGGCCATCGCCGCGGGCGGCACCGAGACCGGCGAGAAGCAGGACCACGGTTTCATGTACGGCCGCGCCTTCGACGACCCGGACGGGCACACCTGGGAGATCATGTGGATGGACCCGGCGGCCGTCCAGGGCTGA
- a CDS encoding ABC transporter ATP-binding protein yields the protein MVAPPDNDVLWARALHFSHNGSPALTGVSLGVREGEILAVTGPRGSGKTTLLQCLSGQLLPQQGEVWFNSTPVHTMGALVRERLRRDRFAWIDPEPHLVPELNAWENTALALMMRGGSRRAAKAGALEWLERLDIGMCARKRPHALIQSERQRVAIARALVTAPSVLFADEPTAPLHRADRAHVLRTLMAAARSHGITVVLATHDTEVAALADRTVSLLDGRRVNTVHLPGVPGGSDAEGRAACSLSV from the coding sequence ATGGTGGCCCCACCGGACAACGACGTGCTCTGGGCACGCGCCCTGCACTTCTCCCACAACGGTTCGCCCGCGCTCACCGGCGTCTCGCTCGGTGTCCGCGAGGGCGAGATCCTCGCCGTCACAGGGCCGCGCGGCAGCGGCAAGACGACGCTCCTGCAGTGCCTCTCCGGCCAGCTCCTGCCGCAGCAGGGCGAGGTCTGGTTCAACAGCACCCCCGTCCACACCATGGGCGCGCTCGTCAGGGAACGGCTGCGCCGCGACCGCTTCGCCTGGATCGACCCCGAGCCCCACCTCGTGCCCGAGCTGAACGCCTGGGAGAACACGGCGCTCGCCCTGATGATGCGCGGCGGCAGCCGCCGCGCCGCCAAGGCCGGTGCCCTGGAGTGGCTGGAGCGCCTCGACATCGGCATGTGTGCCCGCAAGCGCCCGCACGCCCTCATCCAGTCGGAGCGCCAGCGCGTCGCCATCGCCCGCGCCCTGGTCACCGCCCCCTCGGTGCTCTTCGCCGACGAGCCCACCGCGCCCCTGCACCGCGCCGACCGCGCCCACGTCCTGCGCACCCTGATGGCCGCGGCCCGCTCGCACGGCATCACCGTCGTCCTCGCCACGCACGACACCGAGGTGGCCGCCCTGGCCGACCGCACGGTGTCGCTCCTCGACGGACGCCGCGTGAACACGGTCCATCTGCCCGGGGTGCCCGGCGGCTCCGACGCGGAAGGCCGGGCCGCGTGCTCGCTCTCCGTCTAG
- a CDS encoding aspartate aminotransferase family protein, whose protein sequence is MGNPIAVSKDLSRTAYDHLWMHFTRMSSYENAPVPTIVRGEGTYIYDDKGKKYLDGLAGLFVVQAGHGRRELAEVAAKQASELAFFPVWSYAHPKAVELAERLAHYAPGDLNKVFFSTGGGEAVETAWKLAKQYHKLNGNHTKYKVISRAVAYHGTPQGALSITGLPGLKAPFEPLVPGAHKVPNTNIYRAPIHGDDPEAFGRWAADQIEQEILFEGPETVAAVFLEPVQNAGGCFPPPPGYFQRVREICDQYDVLLVSDEVICAFGRLGTMFACDKFGYIPDIITCAKGMTSGYSPIGATIVSDRIAAPFYKGDNTFLHGYTFGGHPVSSAVALANLDLFEREGLNQHVLDNEANFLKTLQKLHDLPIVGDVRGNGFFYGIELVKDKDTKESFTDEESERVLYGFVSKKLYEYGLYCRADDRGDPVIQLSPPLISDQSTFDEIEGIIRQVLTEAWSKI, encoded by the coding sequence GTGGGGAACCCGATAGCCGTGAGCAAGGACCTCAGCCGAACCGCGTACGACCACCTGTGGATGCACTTCACCCGCATGTCGTCGTACGAGAACGCGCCCGTTCCCACCATCGTGCGTGGCGAGGGCACCTACATCTACGACGACAAGGGCAAGAAGTACCTCGACGGGCTCGCGGGCCTGTTCGTCGTGCAGGCCGGCCACGGACGCAGGGAGCTCGCCGAGGTCGCCGCCAAGCAGGCGTCCGAGCTGGCCTTCTTCCCCGTGTGGTCGTACGCCCACCCGAAGGCTGTGGAGCTGGCCGAGCGCCTCGCCCACTACGCCCCGGGTGACCTCAACAAGGTCTTCTTCTCCACCGGTGGTGGCGAGGCCGTCGAGACCGCCTGGAAGCTTGCGAAGCAGTACCACAAGCTGAACGGCAACCACACCAAGTACAAGGTGATCTCCCGCGCGGTGGCCTACCACGGCACCCCGCAGGGCGCGCTGTCCATCACCGGCCTGCCGGGCCTGAAGGCCCCGTTCGAGCCGCTGGTGCCGGGCGCGCACAAGGTCCCGAACACCAACATCTACCGCGCCCCGATCCACGGCGACGACCCGGAGGCCTTCGGCCGCTGGGCCGCCGACCAGATCGAGCAGGAGATCCTCTTCGAGGGCCCCGAGACCGTCGCCGCGGTCTTCCTCGAGCCCGTGCAGAACGCCGGTGGCTGCTTCCCGCCGCCGCCCGGCTACTTCCAGCGCGTGCGCGAGATCTGCGACCAGTACGACGTACTGCTCGTCTCGGACGAGGTCATCTGCGCCTTCGGCCGCCTCGGCACGATGTTCGCCTGTGACAAGTTCGGCTACATCCCGGACATCATCACCTGCGCCAAGGGCATGACCTCGGGCTACTCCCCGATCGGTGCGACCATCGTCTCCGACCGGATCGCGGCGCCGTTCTACAAGGGTGACAACACCTTCCTGCACGGCTACACCTTCGGTGGCCACCCGGTGTCCTCGGCCGTGGCGCTCGCCAACCTCGACCTGTTCGAGCGCGAGGGTCTCAACCAGCACGTGCTCGACAACGAGGCCAACTTCCTCAAGACGCTGCAGAAGCTGCACGACCTGCCGATCGTCGGCGACGTCCGCGGCAACGGCTTCTTCTACGGCATCGAGCTCGTCAAGGACAAGGACACCAAGGAGTCCTTCACGGACGAGGAGTCGGAGCGCGTGCTCTACGGCTTCGTGTCCAAGAAGCTCTACGAGTACGGCCTGTACTGCCGCGCCGACGACCGTGGTGACCCGGTCATCCAGCTGTCCCCGCCGCTGATCTCGGACCAGTCCACCTTCGACGAGATCGAGGGCATCATCCGCCAGGTCCTCACGGAGGCCTGGAGCAAGATCTGA
- a CDS encoding Lrp/AsnC family transcriptional regulator, translating to MASRSADPKGSRNGTGTPPLDAVSLAIIEQLQEDGRRPYAAIGKAVGLSEAAVRQRVQKLLDQGVMQIVAVTDPLTVGFRRQAMVGINAEGDLDPVAEALTAMPEVEYVVMTAGSFDLLAEVVCEDDDQLLDVINKRIRALPGVRSTESFVYLKLKKQTYMWGTR from the coding sequence GTGGCCAGTCGCAGCGCAGACCCAAAGGGATCGAGGAACGGCACCGGCACCCCGCCGCTCGACGCCGTTTCCCTCGCCATCATCGAACAGCTCCAGGAAGACGGTCGTAGGCCGTACGCCGCCATCGGCAAGGCCGTAGGCCTCTCCGAAGCGGCCGTGCGACAGCGCGTCCAGAAGCTGCTCGACCAGGGCGTGATGCAGATCGTCGCCGTCACGGACCCACTCACCGTGGGTTTCCGCCGGCAGGCGATGGTCGGCATCAACGCGGAGGGCGACCTCGATCCCGTCGCCGAAGCGCTGACGGCCATGCCGGAAGTCGAGTACGTGGTCATGACCGCGGGCTCGTTCGACCTCCTCGCGGAGGTCGTGTGTGAGGACGACGACCAGCTCCTGGACGTCATCAACAAACGCATCCGGGCCCTTCCCGGCGTGCGCTCCACCGAGAGCTTCGTCTACCTCAAGCTCAAGAAGCAGACCTATATGTGGGGAACCCGATAG
- a CDS encoding gamma-aminobutyraldehyde dehydrogenase has product MTSELRRLRNYIDGEFRDAADGRTTEVVNPANGEAYATAPLSGDADVDAAMAAAAAAFPAWRDLTPSERQKALLKIADAFEERAEELIAAEVENTGKPTGLTRSEEIPPMVDQIRFFAGAARMLEGRSAGEYMEGLTSIIRREPIGVCAQVAPWNYPMMMAVWKFAPALAAGNTVVLKPSDTTPASTVLIAEIIGSIVPKGVFNVICGDRETGRAMVEHKTPAMASITGSVRAGISVAESAAKDVKRVHLELGGKAPVVVFEDTDIAKAVEDISTAGFFNAGQDCTAATRVLVHESIHDEFVQALAKAAADTKTGQPDDEDVLYGPLNNPNQLAQVTGFIERLPAHAKVEAGGHRVGDKGYFYAPTVVSGVKQDDEIIQNEVFGPVITVQSFADEAQAVEWANGVEYALASSVWTKDHARAMRMSKILDFGCVWINTHIPLVAEMPHGGFKKSGYGKDLSAYGFDDYTRIKHVMTSIEG; this is encoded by the coding sequence GTGACCAGCGAGCTGCGTCGTCTGCGCAATTACATCGACGGTGAGTTCCGGGACGCCGCCGACGGACGGACCACCGAGGTGGTCAACCCGGCCAACGGTGAGGCGTACGCGACCGCCCCCCTGTCCGGCGACGCCGACGTGGACGCCGCCATGGCCGCCGCCGCGGCCGCGTTCCCGGCCTGGCGCGACCTCACCCCCAGTGAGCGCCAGAAGGCCCTCCTCAAGATCGCGGACGCGTTCGAGGAGCGGGCCGAGGAGCTCATCGCCGCCGAGGTCGAGAACACCGGCAAGCCGACCGGCCTGACCCGGTCCGAGGAAATCCCGCCCATGGTCGACCAGATCCGCTTCTTCGCGGGTGCGGCGCGCATGCTCGAGGGCCGCTCGGCCGGCGAGTACATGGAGGGCCTGACCTCGATCATCCGCCGCGAGCCCATCGGCGTCTGCGCCCAGGTCGCGCCGTGGAACTACCCGATGATGATGGCCGTTTGGAAGTTCGCCCCGGCGCTCGCCGCGGGCAACACGGTCGTCCTGAAGCCGTCGGACACCACTCCGGCCTCCACGGTCCTGATCGCCGAGATCATCGGCTCCATCGTCCCCAAGGGTGTCTTCAACGTCATCTGCGGTGACCGCGAGACCGGCCGCGCGATGGTCGAGCACAAGACCCCGGCGATGGCCTCCATCACCGGCTCCGTACGCGCCGGCATCTCGGTCGCCGAGTCCGCAGCCAAGGACGTCAAGCGCGTCCACCTGGAGCTCGGCGGCAAGGCCCCGGTCGTCGTCTTCGAGGACACCGACATCGCCAAGGCCGTCGAGGACATCTCGACGGCGGGCTTCTTCAACGCGGGCCAGGACTGCACGGCCGCCACCCGCGTCCTCGTCCACGAGTCCATCCACGACGAGTTCGTCCAGGCCCTCGCCAAGGCGGCGGCCGACACGAAGACCGGCCAGCCGGACGACGAGGACGTCCTCTACGGGCCCCTCAACAACCCGAACCAGCTCGCCCAGGTCACCGGCTTCATCGAGCGCCTGCCCGCGCACGCCAAGGTCGAGGCCGGTGGCCACCGCGTCGGCGACAAGGGCTACTTCTACGCCCCGACCGTCGTCTCGGGCGTCAAGCAGGACGACGAGATCATCCAGAACGAGGTCTTCGGCCCGGTCATCACCGTCCAGTCCTTCGCGGACGAGGCGCAGGCCGTCGAGTGGGCGAACGGCGTGGAGTACGCGCTGGCCTCCTCGGTCTGGACGAAGGACCACGCGCGCGCGATGCGCATGTCCAAGATCCTCGACTTCGGCTGTGTGTGGATCAACACCCACATCCCGCTGGTCGCCGAGATGCCGCACGGCGGCTTCAAGAAGTCCGGCTACGGCAAGGACCTGTCGGCGTACGGCTTCGACGACTACACGCGCATCAAGCACGTCATGACGTCGATCGAGGGCTGA
- a CDS encoding polyamine ABC transporter substrate-binding protein: MNPKPSLSRRSLMRALGGGATAAAVGALASGCGVPAAYVAPGDRAATDRSGSDKRLVFANWPLYVDVDDDDPSKRPTLDTFRKQTGIDVKYIEEINDNDEFFGKISPSLMNHQKTGRDLIVISDWMCAKFVTLGWVQEMDRARQPHVAKYLDPLLRSPHFDPGRKYTVPWQSGITGIAYNKRRVGREIKHVSDLWAADLKGKVTLLSGLDESFALLMQGNGVDITRWTPDDFHRVCDQVEKLVKNHHIRRFTGNDYIKDLSSGDVLACQAYSGDVIQLQADDPDIEFVVPEEGGELWAESLMIPNLADHKRNAETLIDYYYRPEVAAKLATWVNYVSPVPAAREILADAKDKDTAALAEDPLIFPDDTMRRRLAIARDITSKERPELAKRWNAIAGL, from the coding sequence ATGAACCCCAAGCCGTCCCTGTCCCGCCGTTCCCTGATGCGCGCCCTGGGCGGAGGTGCCACGGCCGCGGCGGTCGGCGCGCTCGCCTCGGGATGCGGTGTGCCCGCCGCCTACGTCGCGCCGGGGGACCGCGCCGCGACCGACCGCTCCGGCAGCGACAAGCGGCTCGTCTTCGCCAACTGGCCGCTCTACGTCGACGTCGACGACGACGATCCGTCGAAGCGGCCCACGCTCGACACCTTCCGGAAGCAGACCGGGATCGACGTCAAGTACATCGAAGAGATCAACGACAACGACGAGTTCTTCGGCAAGATCAGCCCGTCTCTGATGAACCATCAGAAGACCGGCCGGGACCTCATCGTCATCAGCGACTGGATGTGCGCCAAGTTCGTGACGCTCGGCTGGGTCCAGGAGATGGACCGTGCCCGGCAGCCGCACGTCGCCAAGTACCTCGACCCGCTGCTGCGTTCACCGCACTTCGACCCCGGCCGCAAGTACACCGTGCCGTGGCAGTCGGGCATCACCGGCATCGCGTACAACAAGCGCCGGGTCGGGCGCGAGATCAAGCACGTGTCCGACCTGTGGGCGGCCGACCTCAAGGGCAAGGTCACGCTGCTGTCCGGGCTCGACGAGTCGTTCGCGCTGCTCATGCAGGGCAACGGCGTCGACATCACCCGGTGGACCCCGGACGACTTCCACCGCGTGTGCGACCAGGTCGAGAAGCTCGTCAAGAACCACCACATCCGCCGCTTCACCGGCAACGACTACATCAAGGACCTCTCCAGCGGCGACGTCCTCGCCTGCCAGGCCTACAGCGGTGACGTCATCCAGCTCCAGGCCGACGACCCGGACATCGAGTTCGTCGTGCCCGAGGAGGGTGGCGAGCTGTGGGCCGAGTCGCTGATGATCCCCAACCTCGCCGATCACAAGCGCAACGCCGAGACCCTCATCGACTACTACTACCGGCCGGAGGTCGCCGCGAAGCTGGCCACCTGGGTCAACTACGTGAGTCCCGTGCCGGCCGCCCGCGAGATCCTCGCCGACGCGAAGGACAAGGACACCGCGGCACTCGCCGAGGACCCGCTGATCTTCCCCGACGACACGATGCGCCGGCGGCTCGCGATCGCGCGCGACATCACGTCCAAGGAGCGCCCGGAACTCGCCAAGCGGTGGAACGCGATCGCGGGGTTGTGA